The following proteins come from a genomic window of Athalia rosae chromosome 1, iyAthRosa1.1, whole genome shotgun sequence:
- the LOC112694956 gene encoding glutamate receptor 2.5-like produces the protein MNNFSWIYCSLWIYGEIITSESIVSSPMTLERNYADATERARELAKLHPMVTCVRSIAKGWFVNEERVPVLLPSFLDIHGLSETLFSGLQEEVVTYSVAENFANESIYQTAHSAVVLIRNSTDFASINDLNNLCAPRCRFVVCLVTSYENETGFLTEANQVVEALWAMWIATAVIVAPVAEKHLVAGSYAFKAEAWRVPALPEILGDCSRLDRESNELIFHEVMLNHCRINITVFDCPPYADVAEEEGREVVVGMEGDLFETVAFDLGLNLNRMNINDDNNDSVYDDLVAILDDPDGSDVVFCGMYWGDSDTVEYSIPYEQEQIVWLVPSRPGFSLLGLVTPLRPRVWYAVIGLLILAGLLRILLFKNLSILDVFGLVLGIALPRQPTSLSNRIQFASWVLFGYVITQSYLASLAGQLMNTNYQTIETMEELASSGITFGGTARHRDLFKNDDTEISQKIYDKYQVLSQMEYEQVAEDMKIGKNTSMALVVEMKISHVQYHPGPYDPHKLNEIIAAYPISLVVWKGLPYLDQINAKVSRLTEGGLVNHWAGKNVNGSYPMVDISRSNELDILHLSPSFFLLLLGHALSITIFLIEIAVYAKKSNRFTSHGKRGKKSR, from the coding sequence ATGAACAACTTCTCGTGGATTTATTGTTCGTTGTGGATATACGGTGAGATCATTACCAGCGAGAGCATCGTCTCGTCGCCGATGACCCTTGAACGGAATTACGCGGACGCGACGGAGAGGGCTCGCGAGCTCGCTAAACTACATCCGATGGTGACGTGCGTGCGGAGCATAGCCAAAGGCTGGTTCGTCAACGAGGAAAGAGTTCCGGTTCTGCTGCCGAGTTTTCTGGACATCCACGGATTGTCGGAAACATTATTCTCCGGACTCCAGGAGGAAGTGGTCACTTATTCGGTAGCGGAGAATTTCGCCAACGAGTCGATTTACCAGACGGCTCACAGCGCCGTCGTATTGATTCGCAACTCCACGGACTTCGCTTCCATAAACGATCTGAACAATCTGTGCGCCCCGAGATGCAGATTCGTCGTGTGTCTGGTGACTTCCTACGAGAACGAGACTGGCTTTCTGACGGAAGCGAACCAAGTGGTGGAAGCCCTATGGGCGATGTGGATTGCCACCGCAGTGATAGTGGCACCGGTCGCCGAAAAACACCTCGTCGCCGGAAGCTACGCTTTCAAAGCTGAGGCGTGGAGGGTACCGGCGCTACCGGAAATACTGGGAGATTGCAGCCGCTTGGACAGGGAGAGCAACGAGCTGATATTTCACGAGGTGATGTTGAATCACTGCAGAATAAACATCACCGTATTCGATTGTCCCCCCTACGCCGACGTTGCGGAAGAAGAGGGTCGCGAAGTGGTCGTCGGTATGGAAGGTGATCTCTTCGAAACCGTGGCCTTCGACTTGGGACTGAACTTGAACAGGATGAACATCAACGACGACAACAACGACAGCGTGTACGACGACCTGGTGGCTATTCTGGACGATCCCGACGGCAGCGACGTGGTATTTTGCGGAATGTACTGGGGTGATTCGGACACGGTGGAGTACAGCATCCCCTACGAACAGGAGCAGATAGTGTGGCTGGTGCCTTCCAGACCAGGTTTCAGTCTTTTGGGATTGGTGACGCCGTTGAGACCGAGAGTGTGGTACGCTGTGATCGGATTGTTGATTTTAGCCGGTCTTCTGAGGATCCTGTTGTTCAAAAACTTATCGATTTTGGACGTCTTCGGTCTTGTATTGGGCATAGCGTTGCCCCGGCAACCGACGAGTTTGTCGAATAGGATCCAATTTGCCTCATGGGTGTTATTCGGCTATGTGATAACCCAAAGTTATTTGGCTTCTCTGGCCGGGCAACTCATGAATACAAATTATCAAACGATCGAGACGATGGAAGAACTCGCTAGCTCCGGGATTACTTTCGGCGGTACCGCTCGCCACCGGGATCTCTTCAAGAACGACGACACCGAgataagccaaaaaatttacgaCAAATATCAAGTTCTCAGTCAGATGGAGTACGAACAGGTGGCGGAGGACATGAAGATCGGTAAAAACACCAGTATGGCTCTGGtggtggaaatgaaaatttcacacgtTCAGTATCACCCCGGTCCCTACGACCCCCACAAACTCAACGAGATCATAGCAGCCTATCCTATATCCCTGGTGGTTTGGAAGGGCTTGCCTTACCTGGACCAAATCAACGCCAAGGTCTCCCGTCTCACGGAAGGCGGTCTGGTCAATCACTGGGCGGGCAAAAACGTCAACGGTTCCTATCCTATGGTCGACATCAGCAGGTCAAACGAACTGGACATTCTACACCTCAGTCCAAGTTTCTTCCTACTGTTGCTCGGTCACGCTTTGAGCATAACGatatttctcatcgagatCGCGGTTTATGCTAAAAAGAGTAATCGGTTCACGTCACACGGTAAACGTGGGAAAAAGTCGAGATAA